In Anser cygnoides isolate HZ-2024a breed goose chromosome Z, Taihu_goose_T2T_genome, whole genome shotgun sequence, a genomic segment contains:
- the LOC136788964 gene encoding E3 ubiquitin-protein ligase Topors-like has product MSGQDMAAGAQKAMEECALDVTAGASQQQQARPLEAAEDLLCPICMNDIEKAAYVAFCLHRFCLECIQQWAERKATCPICRRPFHRLLHSVRADDDFQEYVVVSSTRRRRDVARERDRSRSPHRQSSPHNSTADHSPSAPGRRPVGRDPASGEDAIRGPSNTTSQQAPTSGTSGEPTRLSTGQHPAGPTAAPRASFRTVLRRALRLDFCYLQ; this is encoded by the coding sequence ATGTCGGGGCAGGACATGGCAGCGGGTGCCCAGAAAGCTATGGAGGAGTGCGCCTTAGACGTGACTGCCGgcgccagccagcagcagcaggccaggCCGTTGGAGGCAGCAGAAGACCTCCTGTGTCCCATCTGTATGAATGACATCGAGAAAGCAGCCTACGTGGCCTTCTGCTTGCACCGCTTCTGCTTGGAGTGCATCCAGCAGTGGGCCGAGAGGAAAGCCACGTGCCCCATCTGCAGGCGGCCCTTCCACCGGCTCCTGCACTCGGTGCGAGCGGACGATGACTTCCAGGAATACGTCGTCGTCTCTTCCACCCGTCGCCGCAGGGACGTGGCCAGAGAGAGGGACCGGAGCAGGTCCCCGCACCGGCAGTCCAGCCCACACAACTCGACCGCTGACCACAGCCCTTCAGCACCCGGAAGGAGGCCTGTGGGACGTGACCCAGCATCCGGAGAAGATGCCATTCGGGGGCCCTCCAACACCACCTCCCAGCAGGCTCCCACATCCGGCACTTCTGGGGAGCCAACCCGGCTGAGTACAGGGCAGCACCCGGCCGGCCCTACGGCCGCACCTCGCGCCAGCTTCAGAACAGTGCTGCGGCGAGCTCTGCGGCTTGACTTCTGTTACCTCCAATAA
- the LOC136788965 gene encoding E3 ubiquitin-protein ligase Topors-like, translated as MSGQDMAAGAQKAMEECALDVTAGASQQQQARPLEAAEDLLCPICMNDIEKAAYVAFCLHRFCLECIQQWAERKATCPICRRPFHRLLHSVRADDDYQEYVVVSSTRRRRDVARERDRSRSPHRQSSPHNSTADHSPSAPGRRPVGRDPASGEDAIRGPSNTTSQQAPTSGTSGEPTRLSTGQHPAGPTAAPRASFRTVLRRALRLDFCYLQ; from the coding sequence ATGTCGGGGCAGGACATGGCAGCGGGTGCCCAGAAAGCTATGGAGGAGTGCGCCTTAGACGTGACTGCCGgcgccagccagcagcagcaggccaggCCGTTGGAGGCAGCAGAAGACCTCCTGTGTCCCATCTGTATGAATGACATCGAGAAAGCAGCCTACGTGGCCTTCTGCTTGCACCGCTTCTGCTTGGAGTGCATCCAGCAGTGGGCCGAGAGGAAAGCCACGTGCCCCATCTGCAGGCGGCCCTTCCACCGGCTCCTGCACTCGGTGCGAGCGGACGATGACTACCAGGAATACGTCGTCGTCTCTTCCACCCGTCGCCGCAGGGACGTGGCCAGAGAGAGGGACCGGAGCAGGTCCCCGCACCGGCAGTCCAGCCCACACAACTCGACCGCTGACCACAGCCCTTCAGCACCCGGAAGGAGGCCTGTGGGACGTGACCCAGCATCCGGAGAAGATGCCATTCGGGGGCCCTCCAACACCACCTCCCAGCAGGCTCCCACATCCGGCACTTCTGGGGAGCCAACCCGGCTGAGTACAGGGCAGCACCCGGCCGGCCCTACGGCCGCACCTCGCGCCAGCTTCAGAACAGTGCTGCGGCGAGCTCTGCGGCTTGACTTCTGTTACCTCCAATAA
- the LOC136788962 gene encoding E3 ubiquitin-protein ligase Topors-like has product MSGQDMAAGAQKAMEECALDVTAGASQQQQARPLEAAEDLLCPICMNDIEKAAYVAFCLHRFCLECIQQWAERKATCPICRRPFHRLLHSVRADDDYQEYVIVSSTRRRRDVARERDRSRSPHWQSSPHNSTADHSPSAPGRRPVGRDPASGEDAIRGPSNTTSQQAPTSGTSGEPTRLSTGQHPAGPTAAPRASFRTVLRRALRLDFCYLQ; this is encoded by the coding sequence ATGTCGGGGCAGGACATGGCAGCGGGTGCCCAGAAAGCTATGGAGGAGTGCGCCTTAGACGTGACTGCCGgcgccagccagcagcagcaggccaggCCGTTGGAGGCAGCAGAAGACCTCCTGTGTCCCATCTGTATGAATGACATCGAGAAAGCAGCCTACGTGGCCTTCTGCTTGCACCGCTTCTGCTTGGAGTGCATCCAGCAGTGGGCCGAGAGGAAAGCCACGTGCCCCATCTGCAGGCGGCCCTTCCACCGGCTCCTGCACTCGGTGCGAGCGGACGATGACTACCAGGAATACGTCATCGTCTCTTCCACCCGTCGCCGCAGGGACGTGGCCAGAGAGAGGGACCGGAGCAGGTCCCCGCACTGGCAGTCCAGCCCACACAACTCGACCGCTGACCACAGCCCTTCAGCACCCGGAAGGAGGCCTGTGGGACGTGACCCAGCATCCGGAGAAGATGCCATTCGGGGGCCCTCCAACACCACCTCCCAGCAGGCTCCCACATCCGGCACTTCTGGGGAGCCAACCCGGCTGAGTACAGGGCAGCACCCGGCCGGCCCTACGGCCGCACCTCGCGCCAGCTTCAGAACAGTGCTGCGGCGAGCTCTGCGGCTTGACTTCTGTTACCTCCAATAA